The DNA segment GCACGCAATATTTTCACCGGTTCCTGGTTCACCCAACTGGGCAGTTGCCTACCTGATCCCTTACAGCGACCTGAACGCAGCGATCTACCGCCTCAGCTGGATTATATCGCTGCTGGTTGCCGGGACGATCGGGGTTATGCTGATCGCCGCCATGGTGGTGGCCAACCTTACCGCCCGCCCGATTGTGGAGTCGGTAGCCCAGGCCCAGACTATCGCCCAGGGGGATCTTACCCGGGAAATACCGCCGGTGTATCTGCAGCGGCGCGACGAGATCGGCACCCTGGCCAAGGCGCTGGACAGCATGCAGGAGCAGCTGACCGATGTGGTGCAGAGCATCCAGCAGACCGCCGAGTATGTCTCGGCCGGCAGCCGCGAGATGAGCGATGCTGCCCAGGAGGTCTCCAATGGTTCCGAGCAGCTCTCCTCTACCGCCCAGGAGCTGAGTCAGGGAACCAGCCAGCAGGCGGCCTCGGTCGAGCAGGTCTCGGCATCTATGGAGCAGATGGCGGCCAATATCCAGCAGAGCGCGGACAACGCCATGGCGACCGAGCAGATCGCCAATCAGTCGGCCGATGAGGCCGAGCAGGGCGGCAAGGCGGTCGGTGAGACCGTGGTGGCGATGAAGCAGATCGCCGAGAAGATCGCGATCATCGAGGATATCGCGCGCGAGACGAATATGCTGTCCCTGAATGCGGCCATCGAGGCTGCCCGGGCCGGTGAGCACGGCAAGGGGTTTGCGGTGGTGGCGGCGCAGGTGCGCAAACTGGCCGAGAACTCCAGCAAGGCAGCCGGCGAGATCAGCAACCTTTCCACCCACTCGGTCAAGATCGCCGAGGAGGCCGGGCAGATGCTGGAACGGATTGTGCCGAACATCCGCAAGACAGCCGAACTGGTGCAGGAGATCAGTGCCTCCAGTCGCGAGATGAACTCCGGGGCCGGTCAGGTGAACGCGGCGGTCAGTCAGCTGGACCAGGTGGTGCAGCAGAGCTCGGCATCGGCCGAACAGGTTGCCTCTACCAGCGAGGAGCAGTCCAGCCAGACCGAGCAGATGGCAGCTACCGCCGAGCAGCTTTCCGCCCAGGCCCGGCAGCTGGAAGAGGTTATTGCCTTCTTCAAGACCGCTGCCAGGCAGGCCGGCGCGCTGCCTGGCCCGCAGCCTTCTCCCCGGTCCGGTGAGCGTAGTGGAGAGCGAGCCGGTGATCGCGGTGCACGGGATGCCCGGGCTGCATCCAGCCCGTCCCGCGGTGCCGCCACCGCCGCCCGCACCAGGGAGGCGGCTGCACCGGCCTCCCCGAGAGCCGGTGAGCGCCATCAGCCGCGCCCGAAACAGACCGGAATCACTCTGGCCCAGCGCCCGTTACTGAATGATGACGATGCTGATTTCGAGGAGTTTTAGGTGCAGGTTGAGCGAACCGAGGGCGGGGATCGCACCCTGGTAAGGATTACCGGCAGTGTCGGGATCCAGGATATTGCCGAACTGCACCGCGAGCTGATTCCGGCGCTGCGGTCGGGTGCGGTCTGCATCGACACCAGCGGGGTTACCGCTGCAGATTTCTCGCTGGTCCAGCTGCTGGCTGCTGCCCGCAGGGATGCGGTGCGGCGGGGCGTCCCGCTGGATCTGGAGCAGCACCTGGGCACGGCCGTCCGGGAGGCTGCGGCACGCAGCGGACTTGCCCACCGGATCGACGGGAAGGCAGGGTGAGAGCATGAATGTCCCCAACACCATCTTTATAGACGAAACCACCGAAATTCTTGCCCAGCTCGAGCAGGATGTGGTCTCCCTCGAGCAGTCCCCGCATGATGCAGATCTGCTGAACCGCATGTTCCGCGGGATTCATACCATCAAGGGATCAGGGGGTATGTTCGGGTTTGATTACCTGTCCGAACAGGCCCATGTAATGGAGAATGTGTTCGACCGGCTGCGCGACCGGGAGCTCCAGGTAACCAGGCAGATCATCGATCTGACCCTGCAGGGTATCGATCAGCTCAAGCTGATGCTGCAGGATCCCGACGAGCACCCCCGGACCGCAGGCTGGGATCAGCTGGCCGAGGGCACGACCGGTGCCGCCACAAGCGATGCTCCCCCGGCGACCCCTGACAGCACGGAGGCTACGTTCGGGGTATACCACATCTATTTTCGCCCGGATCCGCAGCTGATGATGCACGGCGCCCGTCCCTTGCTGCTGATTCAGGAGCTGGAGGAACTGGGGGAGGTGCGGGTAACCGCCGATGATGCTGCTATTCCGGATTTCGAGTCGCTTGATCCCGAGCAGTGTCTGTGCAGCTTTGATATCCTGCTGGCCGGCGAGATTCCGGAACAGGATATCCGGGATGTATTCATGTTTGTGGAGCACGGCGCCGAGCTGCGCATTCGGCGGATCGCCATTAGCCAGGATGACCCGCAGGAACTGCCGCGACTGGGCGAGATCCTGCAGCAGCGAACCGGCATCAGCGATGAACAGATGCAGCGTATCCTGGATGAACAGCAGCGCTACCTCAAGCTGGGCGAACTGGCGGTGGCCAAGGGCTACGTGCGCAAAGAGGATGTCGACGGGGCCCTGCAGGAGCAGCGCTTTGTACGTGAACAGGCTGCCCGGCACAGTCAGGCCAGCAGCAGCCTGCGCATCCCCGGTGCCAAGGTGGATGCAGCGGTGAATCTGGTGGGGGAGCTGGTGACCATGCAGGCACGGCTCAGCCGTCGTGCCCATGAACTGCAGGACCCCCTGATGGGGAGCATTGTCGAGGGGCTGGAGCTGCTGGTCGCCGATCTGCGCCAGGGGGTGATGAGCATGCGGCTGGTGCCGCTGCAGGACACCTTTCTGGGGTTTCGCCGACTGGTGCGTGATCTGGCCAACGACACCGGCAAGGCCCTGAATCTGGAGCTCAGCGGCGGCGAGACCGAGATGGACAAGCTGGTGATCGATCGCCTTAAGGGTCCGCTGGTGCACCTGATTCGCAACTGCGCCGATCACGGGATCGAGGGTGCCGAGCAGCGTGCCGGGGCCGGCAAGCCTGTCGAGGGAACCATCAGGATTGCCGCCCGCTACATCGGCTCCCAGGTAGAGATAGAGATCGCCGACGACGGCGGCGGGGTGGATCTGGAGCGAGTGCGCCGCAAGGCGGTCGAGCGCGGCATACTTGCCGAGGGGGAGGTCCTGGAGCCGGGTGATGTGCTGGCAATCCTGGCTGCCCCGGGCTTCAGCACCAGTGAGCAGGTCTCCTCGGTGTCAGGTCGTGGTGTCGGGATGGACGCGGTGCAGATGGAGGTCGAGGCGCTGTCCGGCCAGCTGTCCATGGACAGCACCGAAGGCCAGGGAACGGTCTTTCGCATCCGGCTGCCGCTTACCCTGGCGATTATCGACAGCCTGCTGGTTCGGGTGGGACAGGAGTTTTTTACCATCCATCTGAGCGATGTTGATGAATGCTTTATCCTGCGGGATGCCCCCCAGGTCCTGGGGACCCGGAAAAGGATCACCAGTCACAACGGGGCAGCACTGCCGTATATCGATCTGCGACAGCACCTCGGGCTGCCGGGGACTACCCCGCAGATCGCCAATGTGGTAGTATCGGCCGCCGCCGGTCAGCCGGTCGGGATTGTGGTCGACCAGATCGTCGGCCAGTCGCAGGCAGTGATCAAACCCCTGAGCGGGGCGGTGCACACCGCCCCCGAGATCAGCGGTTCGACCATCCTTGGCGACGGCGGGATATCATTTATCCTGGATATTGTACGACTGGTAGGGAGCCTCTCGTAACAGCGACCCGAACAGGCTTATCCCGGTCGAGATCCGGACCCGGCGCAGTGAGGCGCCGGCGGTGCCGGCCGGAAACACCTGCCCGCTGTCGGTGGGCATGGCGCGGGCGGAACCGCGAAACTCCGGCACCAGTTCCCCGGTGATCTCTACCCAGAAAAGGCTGGCATCAGAGGCGCGTATACCAATGCGTAATCCGCCGGCGATGAACTGTCCGCCCCGGGGATAGTCGTAGAACTCGATACCGCCGCTTCCCCCATCCTCGCGTCGATAATGGTGATCGACCGCATCGACGACCACCAGCGGGCTGTACTGCCCGTCCAGCTGCAGCATAATGCGGGGGTAGGGCTCTGCTGCTACACTTACCCCGATGTACGGGATGCGATGGTGTTGCCGGTAGCTGATTACGGTACCAAAGAACTCACCGCTGGAGCTCGGGTAGGTGTAGCTGCCGTCGCGGGCGTCAAAGGTTATGTAGCGCTGGGTATAGCCGGCACGGGGTGCCAGCAGCCAGCGGTTGCCGTAATAGCGCCAACCCATATGCAGATCGGCAGCATATCCCCCCAGTACATAGTTGTCATGATCCGAGCGGTGCGTAGGGGACTGCTGATCATCGGGATCCAGCCGTTGCTCTCCGGGTATCCAGTCCCGATCGGTCATGCCGCCGGATCGCCCGGGCAGTAAAGCGGCAAAGCCGCCCCCGGTAAAAATGCCGTAGCCAAGCTCGATCTCGCCCTGTAGACCAAACTCGATCACATTGTCGATATCCCAGTCGAGCTGGCTCAGCAGATCTGCATCGGGTACCGATGTTTCACTGTCATAGACATATTCGCCAGCGCGGCCCCAGCTGATGCCGGTGTAGGCTTCCAGGCGCAGGCGTGCCGGTTCCGGCGTGAACAGCTCAGTGGCAGCTGTCGGCAGGGAGAGCAACATCAAAAGAACAACCCCGGCTGCAGGAAGCCAGCGGACCGATACATGCTTCAGGTTTCTCACAACTGTCCTGTATCATGCAGTATTATCTTTCTCGCGACAAGGTGTTCTCGAACCGACGCCAGTTCGGGAGTGCTGGAGTTGCACAGGCGCCGGTGCGCCGGTACACTTTCCTTAGTGACGCCAGTTTTGTTGTTGGCCCTCTGAGGCGGCGATAGCAGCCTTCTTAAGCCTTCTCAGGCCCAGAACAACAAAACTGGCGTCACTAAAGAGTGGTTATCTACGGGAGCAGTATATGAATCAACAGGAAGAGTGGGGCCAGGCCCTGTCCCCCCGGGCAAAAACGGTGTGGGCTGTTCGATCAGCAGTCATCGGACTGGGAATCTCCGGCGCAACCGCCGCTGCCGCGATACTGTGGTGGCCGCAGCCAGGTGTGCTGACCGGGATAGCTGCCGGGGGTGCGCTGCTGGTGCTGTGGCTCGTGTCCGGCAGTGTTATGGTGCCGCAGGTTCGCTGGCGCATCTGGCGCTATCGGATCGATCCCGACCGGATTCAGCTGCGCCGCGGGTTGCTGATTCGTACCCACGCCAGTATACCGGCTGCCCGGGTGCAGCATGCCGATACCAGTCAGGGGCCGCTGTTGCGGCTGTTCGGGCTTGCCAGGGTGCAGATATTTACCGCCGGCAGCACCCATGAGATTCCGGTGCTGCCAGAGGCTGCGGCGACCGATCTGTGCGAGCAGATTGTGGCAATTGCCAACCGGAGTGGCGACGATGTCTGAGCGGCTCCACTGGTATGCGATCGTTCACCGCAGTGTCTCGGCGACTGCCGGGATTATCCCGTTTCTGCTCATCCCGATTTTTCTTACCAGTCCCGAGGATTTTCGCCCGCTGCGACTGCTGCTGGCACTCGGATTCCTGATTGCCCTGCTGCTGCCAGCCCTGGGCTGGAACACGGTGTGGTGGCGCCGATTCCGTTACAGCGCCGACAGCGGCGGGATCCAGCTGACCTGGGGTATTGTAATCCGCCGTCAGCGCAGTGCCGCCCTGGATCGCATCCAGCGGGTCACGACCACGACCGGGCCGGTGATGCGCCGGCTTGGGGTAACCTCGCTGCATATCGAAACTGCCGGCGGCAGCGAGGAGCCGGAGATCCACCTTCCTTCGGTAAGCCGCGAGGAGGCCCGTCGACTGCAGCAGCTGCTGTCCCCGCTGCAGCAGGCAGACGGCGACGAAATATATGGTGGCGAGACATCTGCCAGCGAGATAGCCAGCGGGGCGCTATCCGACAGCGGGTTATCCGACGGGGTGCCCGCGGCGACCATCGGGGATGCTGTCGCCTCACTCAGCCCGGATCGCCGGACCGCGGCGGTGGCTGATTTCCGTTTGCGCCTGCGGGACATGATTATCGCCGGTTTTACCTCCGGTGGAGCGCTGGCGATCCTGGGGGTGCTGATCGTCGCCTACGTCGAGCTGCGCAGTGCGGTGCCCGAGGAGTGGGAGCATCGGGTGCTGGCTTTGTTCCCGAATCCGGTCTGGGCCGCTGCGGCAATCCTGGCAGTGCTGCTGGCAATCTCCTGGTGTATCGCCTCGCTGCTGCAGATCGAGGCCTTCTGGGGGTTTCACGCCGTCAGGAGGGGCGGGCATATCAGTATCCGCCGTGGCCTGATCAGTGAACGTACCACTGAACTGGATGTTTCGCGCATTCATGCGGTAACCGTGGTGGAGGCCCCGCTGCGGGCCCTGCTTGGCCGGGCAACGGTCAAGCTGCAGGTTGCCGGGCAAAGCGGCAGTATGGGTATGGACAGTGCCAAGCTGCTGCCGATTGTGCCGCGCACCGAGATTCCGGCCGCAATCTCGGCGTTGCTGCCGGAATATGCGGTGGAGCAGCCGCTGACACCGCTGCCGCCATCAGCCTTCTGGGGATACCTGCTGCGCGGGCTGCCGACGGCAGTACTGCTCGCCGCGGCAGGCGGCTACTTCCTGCACCCCCTGTTCTGGCTGTTCCCGATGGTGGCGCTGCTGTGGGCCTTCGCGGCCTGGCGCGATGGCGGGATGTCTGGCGTGCAGGTGCTGGCGCTGCGACGGCGCCTGTGGTCCCGGCGTACCATGATACTGCACCGGCGTCGGGTGCAGGCAGTCGAGGAGCTGCGTTCACCCCTGCAGCGGCTGCTGGGGCTGGCCAGTCTGCGGGTTTATGCTGCTGCCGGGAGCATGACCGTACACGGGCTTGCACTGCCGACGGTGTCCCGGGCTGCTGCCTGGGTGTACCGGGAGCAGGGCTGATATGGCAAGCTATGTCGTGGGGGATGTCCATGGTCGCCTGGAGACCCTGCGGCTGCTGTGCAAGCAGCTGCATTTCTCCCCGCACCGGGATCGCCTGTTGTTCGTCGGTGACCTGGTAAATCGCGGGCCGCAGTCGGTGGAAACCGTAGCATTTGTCCGCAACCTCGGCAGCGCTGCCGAGAGTATCCTGGGTAATCACGATCTGTATCTGCTGGCCTGCGCCGATGGGGTGCTGCAGCCGCGCGGCAGTGACCGATTTGCAGAGATTCTGCAGCACCCCGCGGCTGAAACCACCCTCGCCTATCTGCGCCGCCGTCCGCTGCTGCTCACCCTGCGCCGGCCCCGGACAGTGGTGGTGCATGCCGGCCTGCCGGCATTCTGGAGCCTGCCCGAGGTGATGGCGCGGGCTGCTGCTGTCCAGCTGCGTCTGCGTTCCCGGCTGCCGGCCCGGCGGGTACGGCTGCTGTCGCGCACGGTACGCGACGGCGAGATCAGCTGTCCCAATCGGCATCACGGCCCCTGGCATTACCTCTCGCTGGACCAGGCCGCCTACACCATGAATCTGCTCACCGGGGTTCGCCTGATCGACCCGCGCGGGACCGTCCCTCTGGGCAGCAAGGCTGAACAGCGGGCAGTCGAGACCGGCGGGGTTCGATTTCGCCCCTGGTATCAGCGGTACGCCCGGCATCATGCGCGTTCACGCCATGCGATCTGCTTCGGCCACTGGGCCAGCCTGGGCGGGCTTGATCAGCCCCCGTTTTACGGCCTGGATACCAACTGCGGCGGCGGCGATCGCCTGACGGCGCGAAACCTGGATACCGGGGAGCTGACCAGTGTGGCCTGCATCGACTAAAAAAAGCCGCGACACAGCTGTCGCGGCTTGCTTCCGGCACTCCAGACGCCGGGGCTAAAATCCGAAGGCTGCCACCAGGCTCAAGGCCGCCCCCCGCGGTGAGAGCATCCCCAGGAACTCCGGGCTGCTCATGCTGGCCTGCATGCCCAGCTCGACTACCCGCAGGTTCACGCGCAGCCCGAGGGAGCTGCGCCAGGCAATGTCCTCGTGCGCCAGTCCGACCGACAGAATCGACAGGGGAAAGAACGAGCCTTCTACATGCACACCGCCGTTTACCCGGAAGGGCTCGGCGAAGACCACGGCCCCATGTCCGATGATGTCGATCAGCGGAACCGCAGTGACGCGATAAAATCCCCCGGCCCGGAACGGCATATAGATGCGCTGGCTGCTGTCTTCCATTGCTTCGAACTCGATATCCGGATCATCAACATCAAAGGGATCATCGCCACTGTCCAGTGAATCAAGGATGCCGTCGGTAGATGCCCCGGCCGCTGCGGAATAGCGCCAGGCATACTGCGGCAGCGGCGCGTACAGCGGGATATTGGTAAAGGATGCCCCCCATTTCGGTTTGTTCCGATCAGGGTTGTAGACCACCCCGAAATCCAGCTTGAGTCCGCCGGGGCCGCTCATGACCTCGGCGGCGTCAAACGACTCCATGTGTTCCAGGTCTACGGCCGAGTACAGCTCGGCCTCGATCCGGGCGGTGCCCTCGATACGTCCATCCTGCTCGGCACGGAAGCTATAGGACGAGATCCCGTTGCGGGTGTAGGCAATCGGCACATACTTTCCCACCTTGACGCCGAATGTATAGGGCTCCAGGTTATAGCTGCCGTAGGCGCCGTACTCCAGAAAGCTCTGCAGCACGCTGGAGCTGCGCCCCTCGTAGGTGGTATCCATCTCGAATCCCTCGGACAGAAACCCGAACAGCCCCTTGGGCACCCCGACCTCGAAAAAGGTTTCGCTATCCATGTACACCCCGGCACCAAAGTCGAGAACATGTACGGTGAAATGAGACTCGCCCCCGAAGTTTGCACCGAACTTGAATCCGCCGTCTCCAATGCGCTGGTACATATCGTCGAAGTCGATTACCAGGGTCGGATTAAAGATACGTCCGGTGGTCCAGTAGCTGTTCTGAAAGCCGCTGGTCATGGAAAACCCGGACTCGAAATACTCCCGGTTCCCGGTGCTCAGCAGCGCCGGGTTGTAGCGATGGTTCCATGGCAGGGTGGGGTAGGCAGCTGCCGTTCCGGCGGTTATCAGCAGCAGCCCGAGCGCCAGCAACGCAGCCCGCAGTCTGGTGGTTATCGAAGCAGTGGTATGGTTCATTTTTTACTCCTCCCCGCCCAGCGGGAACTTCAGGTCGATCTCGCTGCGCACCTCGAGCCATATCCCGACCGACAGCTCCCCGGTTGTGTCCAGCGACAGGGTGCCTTGCGGGATGATCAGGTTTACCACCGGCAGAAAGAAATTCTCCCGGAAGTGGTCAAAGTCGGCCTCGGTCAGCTCGACCTGCTGCGGCGCAGTTACACTAAAATCCACCGTGGTTGCGAACGACGACCCGCCGTCATCGCTCAGCTCGAGCAGAGGATTCAGCCCGGTCTGGTTGACCACTGCAAAGTTCATCGAGGCATAGCGGATCGAGTCAAAGATGTCCTGCATGAAATCGTCATCTACCTCGTCGCGGCCAAAGGCATCGTCCTCGGCCCGGAAAAAGGGATTACCGTCATCATCCTCGAAGACATAATCATCGGGGCCGATCTCCAGGGTCAGGTCGGTAATCGCCAGCTCGACATCCATACCCAGGCTGGCGACCCCGGCTTCAAAGGCGATCGTGGCGTTGGTGCCGGTAATCTCCCAGTTCCAGTCTATTTCGAGACTGCTGCCATCGAACGGAAGCCCGTCCAGCGGCAGGCGCAGCTCCGGGCTGGGGCCGGTGTCACTGGCGGTTTCACTGAAACTGCCGCCATCGCTGATGGTCGCCTCCAGGAATATCTCGATCCCGCTCCAGTTGTCCGGGGTGTTCACCAGCAGTACCATCTCGCCCTCGACTATCGTGGCCGATTCAATAAAATCCGGGGTGTCCAGCTCAATGCCTTCGTAGGTAGCGTCGCCGTCGATGGCCGGGAAATCCACCCCGCTGATGCGGGCGATCTCTGCCCCGGTAATCCCGGGACTGACCGACAGGTCGTAGCCGTGTCCCGCATCTCCATCGGTAAATTCCAGCCGCAGCTCCAGGCGAAAGCTGTTCGGCAGCACAGCTCCGGCCAGATCAATGCTGAATGCGGCGGTATCGTTGCCGGTCACCGTGATGCTGTCCTCGTCGGCGTTTGCGATCACCGCGCCCCCGCTGGTTACCAGGCGCACATTGGAGATTATCGCCTCCGCCCCCGCCGAAAGGGTGTCAAACTCAAGCGGCAGGTTCAGGGTGCCGTTTTCGAACTCGATTTCGCTATAGGTCCCCAGGGCGCTGATGGTAAACAGCCCCTCCTGTCCGGATGGGGGCAGGTTTACGGTTGCACTGCCATCTGGTTCAACCAGCCCTACGGTGAAGCCATCCAGGGAAAAATCATCAAACACATCTGACTGGTCGATATCGACCACAAAGCTCTCTTCGATATCAACCCCGAAGGCGTCATCTATTCCCAGCAGCTCGTTCAGATTGATACTCAGCCGTCCGGCCGGCAGCTGATAGTCCGGAGAGCCCTTTACTTGCACCTCGGTGGGCAGCTCGCAGCCCAGGGCGATCAGCCCCAGTGCCAGCCCCGCCGACAGCAATCGTATTACCTGTCTCATGGCATGCTCCTTGTGCGGGCATCCCCGCACGCTTGTATCGTACAATACAATGATAGCGCAGCAGCCCCGGGGTTTCCAGCCTCCGGGCTCGCGGCCGCGCGCAACCATCAATTTCCGGTCTGCGGCAGGATGATCAGGGATTCCAGCGGGCCGATCTCGAGCTGCCTCGCCGGCTCGGCGGCGCTCGCCGGGATCTCGCGGCCGGTCCACAGCTCCAGCCCGCCGTCCGGGAGCCACGCCCCCGGATCAAGCTGGTGCCAGGTCTCCCCACGGTTTATTACCACGAGCACGCGGTTGCCCTGGTACTCCCGGGAGTAGACCCAGACATCCCCGTCGCGCGCATCGGTCTTGTGTGGCACAAACTGTCCGTAGCGCAGGGCCGGGTGCTCGCGGCGAATTTCGGCCAGGCGGGCAATCTCCTGGAACAGTCGTCCATCTATCCGGTAGCCCGAGTCCCACAGATCCTGGCGATTGTTGCCGCGGGTGCGGCCGTTAAAGGCAACCTCCGGCTGGTGAAATCCCTGCTCGGTGCCGTAGTACAGCTGCGGGATCCCCGGCAAGGTATACAGGGCCGTCAGGGCCAGCATAAGCCGGTCCTCGTCGCGGTCCAGCTTGGAACGGTGCAGAAATCGCGGCATGTCGTGGTTGTCCAGAAAGGTTACCCGCTGCATCCGGCTCTCCGGGCTGTACAGCTGCATCACCTCGTCCGAGAATCGCTCATTCAGCAGTTCGAACGAGCCGTAGTTCGGGGCACGATGCACCGATCCGGCCAGGTTCTTGCCGGCAAAGACCGAGGTCATGGCCCCGGTTACCGAAAAATCCAGCATCGAGTTGAACAGCGGCTGCTCCTCGCTGCCGGTATAGCGCCCGATCGAACGGTCGGCCTCGGTCAGCCGTAGATTCACCACATCATCGTACTCGTAGGCCTCGCCAAACACCAGAAAGTTCTCCTTGCCCAGCTCAGCGGCGTATTCGCGGATGGCCGGTACAAACTCCTCCCAGAATCGCATCGGCAGGTACTTTACGGTGTCGATCCGGTAGCCGTCGATGTCGGTTTCCCGGATCCAGTACTTGAAGATCTCGATCAGCTGCCCGGTTACATAGGGATTGTCGGTGTTCAGGGCATTCAGCAGTCCGGCAAACCCGACGCTGTAGATGTCCTCGCCGGAAAAATGGAAATACTCACTGGCATTTTCGCGTCCGTCGAACGGGGCGGCAGGGGTGTCGGGGATGCCGTCCTGGTACAGATCCTCGCCGTCCTCGCTGTAGTAGTCCCCCATGTGGTTCGGCACAATGTCCTGGATTACATACATCCCGCGCCGGTGTGCCTCGCGGACGAATACCCGGTACTCATGCATGCTGCCAAAGTGGGGGTCGACCGCGAAAAAATCGTGGGCCCAGTACCCGTGGTAGCCGGCAAACCGCTGCCCGTTGTAGTCCGGCGACAGCCACTGGTTCTGTATCTGCGGGGTATGCCAGATCGCCCCGACCCCCAGCGCCTCCAGATAGTTCAGGCGCTCGGTCATCCCGCGGATATCTCCCCCATGAAAATACTCGATATTATCGGGATCATACTCGCCGAAGCCCAGATCGTTGTTGCTGCTGTCACCGTCGGCAAACCGGTCGATCAGCAGAAAGTAGATAACATGATCGCGCCAGTCATCCGGCGACGGGGTATACTCGGTGATCTCCCAGTCGCTCCAGTCAACCTCCTCGGGCGGGAGGGTGGTGGCGCAGCCCGATAGCGTGGCGGCGACAACGAGCACGACTGCGGCGGCAAAGAACGACGCCAGCAGCTGCAGCCGGCGCCTCGGGTACTGCTGATTTTCTGTGTGCATACAAACCTCGCTTTCGAAGCCATCCTACCGCGACGCCAGCAGTTCCGCAATCTGCTGCGACAGCGCCTCGGCATTCAGGGGTTTGGTCTGGATTGCATCCATACCGGCCGCCAGAAAGCGCTCCTGTTCCTCTGGCTGGACATGGGCGGTAACCGCAATAATCGGGATCCCCCGGTTGTGCTCGCCGGCTGCCCCGGTGCGGATCATCCGGGCTGCATCGGTGCCGTCAAGCACCGGCATCTGTACATCCATCAGTACCAGCGCAAACTCCCCTGCCGACAGGAGATCAATCGCCTCCTGCCCGGTGGCCGCCATCTCCGTCCGATACCCGAGCCGCTCGACCAGATGGGCGATAACCCGTTGATTGATCATGTCGTCCTCGGCAATCAGGATCGCCGGTTTCGGGGTACCGACTTCGTCGGGAGTCAGGCTATGTCGGTCGACTGCCGGGGAGCTCGCTTCGCACTCCCCGTCGGTACCATCGGCATCCTGCAGCGGTAATCGCACGGTGAATCGCGCCCCCTTGCCCGGGCTGGACTCGGCGCCCACCGAGCCCCGCATCAAGTCAACCAGCTCCTGCACAATCGCCAGTCCCAGGCCGGTGCCGGCAAACCGGCGCGTCAGCGAGCCATCACCCTGCCGGAAGGGCTGAAACAGGCGCTCTGCCGTGTCGCTGTCAAACCCGATGCCGGTGTCGCGTACCTCTATCACCAGGGTGTCGCTGCCCTCCTCGCCGGGGGTGCAGGAGGCGGTCAGCTGGATGCGGCCCTGGTCGGTAAACTTGACGGCGTTGTTCAGCAGGTTGCCGACTATCTGCCCCACACGGTCGGCATCCCCCAGGACCTGCTCCGGCAGCCGGGGGTTGATCTGCAGGTCAAGCTCCACCCCCTTCTGCCGGGCCAGGAGCCGGTAGGGTTCGGCCAGGCTGCGCAGGGTTTCTCCCGGGTTGTAGCTGCGCTTATGCAGTGCAACCGCCCCGTTGGTAATCCGGGAAAAGTCCAGCAGGTCGTCGACTACTGCCGTCAGGCGCTGGATGCTCTGCTGGGTCAGCAGCAGATACTCCTGCTGATCCGGACTCAGCTCGGTCTCCAGCATCAGCTGGTTCATCCCCATAATTCCGTTCAGCGGGGTGCGGACCTCGTGGCTCACATTGGCGATCAGATAGTCCTTGGCGCGGCTGGCCTCGTCGGCAGCCTGTTTGGCCTGCCGCAGGGCCTCCTCGTAGGACTTGCGATCGGTGATATCGGTCAGGTAGCCGCTCCAGACGATGCTGCCGTCCAGCTTGCGGGTGGGGTGGGCCAGACCATGCAGCCAGCGCTCACCTTTTTGGGGGTGCTGCACGCGAAA comes from the Spirochaeta africana DSM 8902 genome and includes:
- a CDS encoding omptin family outer membrane protease; protein product: MRNLKHVSVRWLPAAGVVLLMLLSLPTAATELFTPEPARLRLEAYTGISWGRAGEYVYDSETSVPDADLLSQLDWDIDNVIEFGLQGEIELGYGIFTGGGFAALLPGRSGGMTDRDWIPGEQRLDPDDQQSPTHRSDHDNYVLGGYAADLHMGWRYYGNRWLLAPRAGYTQRYITFDARDGSYTYPSSSGEFFGTVISYRQHHRIPYIGVSVAAEPYPRIMLQLDGQYSPLVVVDAVDHHYRREDGGSGGIEFYDYPRGGQFIAGGLRIGIRASDASLFWVEITGELVPEFRGSARAMPTDSGQVFPAGTAGASLRRVRISTGISLFGSLLREAPYQSYNIQDK
- a CDS encoding chemotaxis protein CheA, translated to MNVPNTIFIDETTEILAQLEQDVVSLEQSPHDADLLNRMFRGIHTIKGSGGMFGFDYLSEQAHVMENVFDRLRDRELQVTRQIIDLTLQGIDQLKLMLQDPDEHPRTAGWDQLAEGTTGAATSDAPPATPDSTEATFGVYHIYFRPDPQLMMHGARPLLLIQELEELGEVRVTADDAAIPDFESLDPEQCLCSFDILLAGEIPEQDIRDVFMFVEHGAELRIRRIAISQDDPQELPRLGEILQQRTGISDEQMQRILDEQQRYLKLGELAVAKGYVRKEDVDGALQEQRFVREQAARHSQASSSLRIPGAKVDAAVNLVGELVTMQARLSRRAHELQDPLMGSIVEGLELLVADLRQGVMSMRLVPLQDTFLGFRRLVRDLANDTGKALNLELSGGETEMDKLVIDRLKGPLVHLIRNCADHGIEGAEQRAGAGKPVEGTIRIAARYIGSQVEIEIADDGGGVDLERVRRKAVERGILAEGEVLEPGDVLAILAAPGFSTSEQVSSVSGRGVGMDAVQMEVEALSGQLSMDSTEGQGTVFRIRLPLTLAIIDSLLVRVGQEFFTIHLSDVDECFILRDAPQVLGTRKRITSHNGAALPYIDLRQHLGLPGTTPQIANVVVSAAAGQPVGIVVDQIVGQSQAVIKPLSGAVHTAPEISGSTILGDGGISFILDIVRLVGSLS
- a CDS encoding methyl-accepting chemotaxis protein; this translates as MQGFKTLRGRMMALFGGMAAALLLVLAGILLWQVGRAQRTTIDELATEIVEARAAEVGRWLDGHINEVRGLSNLNIIREGDFEAIAEYVTGRATTLNDEHLQIFFADTTGSFITSGNERGSVAARDYFQEIITDGAPDAVSQALESVSTDDDIIVVASAVVGFDGELVGLMGATITLNMFSEIVGGMRFGEDGVGMIVDGEGLVAAHPDAAIRMQLNLLDAPNFPGLDAIGRAIVQGLPGEMDYQRDDGTRMHAIFSPVPGSPNWAVAYLIPYSDLNAAIYRLSWIISLLVAGTIGVMLIAAMVVANLTARPIVESVAQAQTIAQGDLTREIPPVYLQRRDEIGTLAKALDSMQEQLTDVVQSIQQTAEYVSAGSREMSDAAQEVSNGSEQLSSTAQELSQGTSQQAASVEQVSASMEQMAANIQQSADNAMATEQIANQSADEAEQGGKAVGETVVAMKQIAEKIAIIEDIARETNMLSLNAAIEAARAGEHGKGFAVVAAQVRKLAENSSKAAGEISNLSTHSVKIAEEAGQMLERIVPNIRKTAELVQEISASSREMNSGAGQVNAAVSQLDQVVQQSSASAEQVASTSEEQSSQTEQMAATAEQLSAQARQLEEVIAFFKTAARQAGALPGPQPSPRSGERSGERAGDRGARDARAASSPSRGAATAARTREAAAPASPRAGERHQPRPKQTGITLAQRPLLNDDDADFEEF
- a CDS encoding PH domain-containing protein, producing MNQQEEWGQALSPRAKTVWAVRSAVIGLGISGATAAAAILWWPQPGVLTGIAAGGALLVLWLVSGSVMVPQVRWRIWRYRIDPDRIQLRRGLLIRTHASIPAARVQHADTSQGPLLRLFGLARVQIFTAGSTHEIPVLPEAAATDLCEQIVAIANRSGDDV
- a CDS encoding STAS domain-containing protein, which translates into the protein MQVERTEGGDRTLVRITGSVGIQDIAELHRELIPALRSGAVCIDTSGVTAADFSLVQLLAAARRDAVRRGVPLDLEQHLGTAVREAAARSGLAHRIDGKAG